The DNA region CGGCGCGTACCGGACCGCCGATTGGCTGGGCCGTCCCCTCAGCGGACAGGAAGCCTCGAAGGTTTCCCGAACCCGGGCTTCGTGGGGCCCGAGGAGCTCGCGACGCGGCTTCGCGAGTCACCGAAGGTCTCCGCCTGCGTGATTCAGAACGTCGTGCGCTTCGCCATGGGCCGGAGCATCGCCCCAACCGACGCGCCGCTCGTCGCGGCCCAAGACGAAGCCTTCCGGAAGAACAACCTCGACTTTCGCTCGATGCTAGTCGCTTTCGTTTCGAGCGAGGCGTTCCGAACCTTCAAGACCACACCCGCGGGAGGCCAGTGATGTCGACGTTCCGACTGAATCGACGTGCCATGTTGCGTGGCCTCGGCGCGGGCATCGCGCTGCCCATGCTCGACGCGATGCTCGACAGCCGCGGCCTCTTGCACGGAACGGCGCTCGCCGCGCCGACGCCGCCTCCCGTGCGCCTCTTCACGTTCTTCTTTCCCATGGGATGGGGCAACCTGAACCCGCTCGGAAACTTCATGAACATCGTGAACACCGGGCCCCTCGCTCCCTACAAGAACGAGATGTGCTTGCTCACGGGGCTCAGTCGTCTCGGGCAGCTCCAGGACGACACCAGCGGCGAGGAGGGGGACGCCCATGCACAAGGACACTGTACCTTTGCCACCGGTTACGGTCGCGCCCCCGTCGGCGCCGGCGGTCCAACCGTTGATCAAGCTGCGGCGCAGGCGCTCGGCGGAACAACCGCGTATCGCTCACTGGTACTGCGCATCGGTGGTGAGAAGGACAAACGGGCTCGCTTCAACAACATCTCGTGGAGTGCACGCTCGACCCCGGTGCCCTACGAGAATGATCCCGTTCGCCTCTTTCAGCGCATCTTCGGCTCGTTCACGCCGTCCGCCGCCGGAGGTTCGCCAACGCCTGCGCCGGCGCTGCCCGACTATCGGAAGAACATCCTCGACTACGTGCGCGCCGACACGAAGCGGCTGCAGGCTCGGTTGGGCCAGTCGGACCGTGCCCGACTCGACCAGCACCTGACGGCCATCGCCGAGCTTCAGCAGCAGATCAACGTGCTAGCTCAGGGACCCTCGCCGGCCCAGACGCCCGGCTGCCAAAAGCCGGGTACCCCGTCGGCCGCGCTGCCAGAGCTGTCGAACGAGCGCGCCCAAGCCCTCCTGTCGATCTTGTCGCTGGCGCTTCAGTGCGATCTCACCCGCTACGGCTCCATGGCGTTGGCCACGAGGACCGATCAGCGTGAATACCCCTGGATCGGCGTCGGCGGCGCCGGCCCGCCCCCGGACAACGAGGTGGGTCACCACGGAATTTCCCACGACACGAGCGCGGCGGGCGAAGCCAAGATCACCAAGATGGTGGTCGATCAGTGCGAGCAGTTCGCGTTCTTCCTCAAGCTGCTCAAGGCGGCCCCGGAGGGCGCCGGCTCGGTGCTCGACAACTCGCTCATCTTCTTCACGAGCGAACACAAGACGAGCGCCCACGACAACGTGGGGGCCGAGCAGGCGTGGCAGAACAACAACTTCGCGATCCTCGCGGGGCGCGCCGGCGGCAAGCTCACAACGGGTCGCACGGTGAACGCGAACGGCGCTCCCTACGGGAACACCTTCGTCAGCATGCTCAACATGGCCGGCGTCCCGACCTCGTCGTTCGGACCGCACGCACCGGGCGCAATTCCGGGCCTCTGAGCGACCGACCACGCATCGATCGACGGAGCCCGAACGCCTTGCGGCGCCCGGGCTTGCGTCCCGACTTTCTTCCGACTGCGCCTTACTGCAGACGGAGCGTCTTGCAGGCTGCGAGGGCCGCATCGGCCTTCTCTTGCGTGTCGACGCTGGCGGAGCATTCGTAGGCCTTCTTGCCGAACTCGCGGCGCGTCCGGACCCAGTAGTTGGTGCCGAGGCTGCCGGTGTTCTCGAAGGGTGAGCCAGTAGCCATTCGCTTCCGTCTCGCCCTTGACGTTCTTCGGCTTGAACATCTTCGCCTCGCTCTTGGCAGCGGCGAGCGTCTTGGGGACCGAGCGGCCGGCTTCGCCGACGTTCAGACCGCCGACCGACGCGCCGAGGATCATCTGCGAGTTCTTGTCGATGCCGTCGCTGACGCTGATCTCGCCAGGAACGTCGAGCGCGACGCCGATCTTCTCGAGCTTCGTGGCGGCGGCGGGGCCCGCGGCCTTCTTGGCCGACTGCTCCATCGCGGCGCCGAGAATGACGGCGAACAGCTTCTCCTTGTCGGCCTTGTCGGTGACGCAGGCATCAAGGTCCTTCTCCGACTTCGCGTCGCCGATGCACGTGCGCGCCTTCTCCGAGAGCGCGTCGCAGGCGGTCTGGTAGACCTTTTTGTCGGCGTCGCCCTTCTTGTTGAGGCTCGTGAGCCGATCGGCGCAGGCGCTGCCGCCAGTCGCAGCGCCCGTTACCGTGGCGGTGCCGGTGGAGGTGCCTTCACTCTTGCCGCAGCCGATGGCGGCGAGCCCGAGGACGGTGAGGGCGCTGAAGGTGGCTACAACGGTGGCGTGACGCTTTTCCATGAGAGGGGCTCCTGTTTCACGCCGCGGAGGCGTATGTGCCATCGACCTACGGAGTTCCGACTAGCGCCCTTCCCCGCCGCGAGCGGCGTTTGTCGATGCCAACTCGCAAATGACTGTTCGCGGGAGAGCAGCGCAGGCGCGGTGTATCACCCCTGTCTCGCTCGACTGTATCGTCCTCGGGCGGGTGTATCGCGAGCGCGCGCGACGAAACACGGGCATTTTCTCGACAGATCAGCGACGCGTCCGTTGGCACCGCTCTCGCAATCAACCCACCACGCGCAACACCGCGCGGCGGAAGGAAGATCGAGATGAGGACCTGCATGAAGCTCGCGGCACTGTCGACCCTGGCCCTGGTGATCGCATGCGGAGGCGAGAGCCCGTCGCTCGACGCGCCGACGAGCGCCGGTCCGGCGGATGGCGTCGTGGCAAGCGGAGGGTCCACGACGCCGGAAGGTCTCGGACCCCAAGGTCCCGGCGTGACTTCACAGGCGCCGAACCGTGACGGCATCAACTCGCTCGTCGCCGGCGCCGGGCATCTGACGACCGACAAGACCGCCGATC from Myxococcales bacterium includes:
- a CDS encoding DUF1585 domain-containing protein, which gives rise to MGPEELATRLRESPKVSACVIQNVVRFAMGRSIAPTDAPLVAAQDEAFRKNNLDFRSMLVAFVSSEAFRTFKTTPAGGQ
- a CDS encoding DUF1552 domain-containing protein, whose product is MLRGLGAGIALPMLDAMLDSRGLLHGTALAAPTPPPVRLFTFFFPMGWGNLNPLGNFMNIVNTGPLAPYKNEMCLLTGLSRLGQLQDDTSGEEGDAHAQGHCTFATGYGRAPVGAGGPTVDQAAAQALGGTTAYRSLVLRIGGEKDKRARFNNISWSARSTPVPYENDPVRLFQRIFGSFTPSAAGGSPTPAPALPDYRKNILDYVRADTKRLQARLGQSDRARLDQHLTAIAELQQQINVLAQGPSPAQTPGCQKPGTPSAALPELSNERAQALLSILSLALQCDLTRYGSMALATRTDQREYPWIGVGGAGPPPDNEVGHHGISHDTSAAGEAKITKMVVDQCEQFAFFLKLLKAAPEGAGSVLDNSLIFFTSEHKTSAHDNVGAEQAWQNNNFAILAGRAGGKLTTGRTVNANGAPYGNTFVSMLNMAGVPTSSFGPHAPGAIPGL